One Rutidosis leptorrhynchoides isolate AG116_Rl617_1_P2 unplaced genomic scaffold, CSIRO_AGI_Rlap_v1 contig132, whole genome shotgun sequence genomic window, AAGTCAATGCTTACTGTTTATATGTGCCAAATGACGTCAGTTGCCGCCAAAATACATCATAAAACATGATGTGAGTTCAGAGAGTCCAAAGGAAAATAATTCCAAAAATCAGCCCTCTTTAAATTGCTAGACACAAATAACTCTCATGACATTGACATGCAGAGAACTGATCAAATTCCAATTATTTGATAATATTCCGCTAGGAAATCACTGAAATAGCTTGTATAAGACATCGTTACTAAATGATGCGGAGTATTGCTATTGGGGTTGTACCTATTTTCGATATTTTGTTTTTAGACGACGTTCTCCCATAATGTGCTATATTTTGTAATTATATATGAGTTAAAAAATTTATCATAACTAATATCTAAAAAACTCcatcataattaaattaattaataaaatttaatctttataaaaaaaatatacataaacgTCGATATAATACGAACCCTTGTTTATACAACAAGACTTTATTAAAACTCTAATCAACATCTCCTTTGTCTCTAAATCCCTCTATATCAATCGTTATATTAAATCTCTatgtaaaatattattatttttttaaaacaataTAAGTTGAATTTTTAGTAAATGCAATAATGGTAATGGGATCTTTGCCCTGGCTTTTGTGGGTTATTAATCACGTTTTTTGAGCTTACAAAAAGAAAATTAATCAAGCTCGCTTTTTGAGAAAGTTACTATTGCTAAAACGGTTACTTCAAACTCTAGATGATCATTAAGAATGACGGACCGCCATCCATTAATCCACCATATGTTTGGTTACTAATACAActatattatatatgaatatatgatattAAAGAAATAGAACTACTACTGTACTATATAAGAAAAATAATGTTACCGACAATTTGATGATTAAATATTCTTAATTTAAAGTCTTTTCTAATAATCAAAAGCTAAAAACAAACTTGATTATCCCCACTTGTCAAGCTATCAATGTGTAATAACTCATTCCCGCTTTCCGCCATGCCCACACCGTCttgtttctttgcctttttatttctaTCCCGTTTATTTCTTCATCGCACAATATCAGCAGCAGCAGTAAAACCTATAACATTCGTTTGTTTCGTTTCGATAATTAAGTTATGGAGAACGATACTCGATAATATCTATGAACTTTTATCAAATTTGAAGAGTTTGAAATTTTATTCGAAGATTATTGAACAATCGACTCTATCACTTTCaatcttttattaataatactacatCCCTCCTTTGTTTAAAAAAAACTTGATCCAATTTTATCATTAAAGAAGTCCTAAATCGCCAATCAAAACGTGACTCAATAATTAAAATATTTCATCATTTAAAAGATCATGGATGCAACTTATGATGACGCGGATTTTAGGTGATTTTGATTATTATATTAggcattaaaaaaaaaagaaaactaaAGCCGACTTAAAAGAGAAAATCAAATTGATTGAATCGAACTGATTAAAATCGAAACCCTTAAACGATGACAACAGTTTCACGTAAGCCCAGATAAGGGGAACGGCCCAATATAAAGAATAAAGCCCAATATAACAAATCCCATCAACTTCACGATTCGATAAAGAGAAGAAAACCCTAAATCCTCAATTCCTCTTTTGCGTGTTTTagcttcatcatcatcaattcaaCGGAACTCAGAGAAGCTGCGAACATGGCGAAATCTTTGAGATCAAAGAGAGAGAAGAGGCTAAAGGCTATTCGTAGAGAGCTTGTGGTTCCTCTTGTTAATCAGAAAGAAGCCGCCAAGCTTGCTGCCCAAGAAGCTGCCCTTGCTGCTCCAAAGCTGCCCGTTCGTCTTCCTTCATCGTCTTCATCTCATATGGAAATCGTTGATGCTATTAATGAAAACACAGCCGTCCACACCACCACCACGCCGTCCGCCGCCGCCAATAATATGGGTAATTGAACTCATCATCCGCCTCATTTTGAATTCATTCGATTCAGTCTTCAATTTGCTATTAGCTGAGAACTAAATCGGAACCCTTTTGGTAATTACTGCAATCTTGACTAAATTTCTGGCATCTGAATTGTAATTTGATGAATTGCATTGTTATCTAATTGTCTTTGATTGCAATGTATTGACTATGAAATGTTCTACTGATTGAATCTTGTTCGAGCTTTCAATCATAATCTGGTTATGCTCCTTTTACAGATGTGGAGATGGCTGTACTTGATGGAGACAAAACCAATGGGGCATTAAAGCCAACCTCTGGAATTGGAAAGAAGTCTAAAAGGAAGTTTAAGGTTGGTAAAAAATCCAAGCGTCAGGGTAAAAATAGATTGAGGAAGCGTCACGTTTAACTTTGTAATGGAAACAAATGAGCATTCTTCTCACAAGATTTTGTTGAATGTAGTCTATTTTACTTATTGAAATATTTGGTTCGTCGAGTTTAATGTATTTGTGTTGTTAGGGAGTAATGATGCAAAGCTTAAGCGAGTTTGTTTTTGAATACAATTCTAGAACCTATGGGTTTACATATTGACTATTGAAGACTTTGTGATGATATCTTCAAGTAAATTGTTTTTGGTCACATTTTATGTGGTTTTGTTTCCCTATAAGATAGATTTAACATTAAGGCTATGGATTTATCTTGAAATTTTACCTGCTAGGATAGTCGAAATTGGGAATTTCCAGACATCTTATGTTTCTCATGTAATGTTGTCAACTGATTGGTGAATGGATCCATTGGAATGGGGAAAGTGCATTTTAGACGATCTTTCCAGATTTCCATTCACACACAAGGCCTTGGCATTTGATCAATTCTATGTGTGGCCGTCTGGCTCATTCACCACGCCATTTTTCCAGTCAGTAGGCACCACCTTAACCTCCCATTGCAGCTGTTTCCACCGTTTGACCGGGCACACTCTCTTCATATAAAATCTCTTTAGATATTTAAATTTGTTAATCCATTTTGACAATTTAGTGTCCAAGTGCCTTGAAAAAAATTTCTTCCCCAAACAAGAAATGATTTCATCAAGGGTAGTTCAGAGAATGTCTCCAATAGAGTGCTAATATCATTTCTCATTTTGACGGCTTGGAGAGAAAATGGACTCAAGTCATATGTTATAAAATTTTAAGTGGTAAATCTCCACCACCGACTCTCGTATCAGCTCAATGGCGTGTTGCTAGCATCAGCATCCCTGCGTTCCCCTGGTTCGAGGGTCGGTAGGTGCGAGAGAAAGGtgttgatgattgatgatgatcataaattaaaaaaaaaaggtatTCTAAAATACCTCTATTTTTGCTTTTTCCCAGAATCGGCATTTTTCTTTGAAAAGATTATATGTAATTTGCAGAGCTTCTGAATACACCAAGCACAGTCAGTAAGATCAAAATTTAAATTTATTTGGAGATTTAATTGGCTGTTTTCCATAATAAACTTCTTAACTGGAGCTGGGAGAATTTTAGACGATCAaactaatgaaaaaaaaaaaaaatcgaaatcggtgaataaattaaaaaaaaacagccATCATTCTTCGGTGATATTTATCGTTGAAATGTTCAAAATGAAGTTGAATCATTTTTTACTCGAATTTATTGTACTAGTTCAATGattgtttattttatttttataattgtaATTTTAAGTATTATATCTGTTTATTAAATAAATGAACCAATTCGAttattcattaaaaaaaaaaagttcaatCCTTGATATTTATCTGTTTTGAAATTTTAATCTCTAAAGTTTATCAATTTTAACAGGTTAGTGTCTAATTGCCTAAGAAAACGATAATGCCCCAAAGAAGACATAATTTCATTAAGGTGTACACGCGAATGGAGTGCAAATAGCATTTCCTATTTTGACTATTCATGTAGAAAATGGCCTGGGCCCAGTAACTCAATTTTGTATAAatattttacttttactttctcaCAACCGACTCTTGTTTCGGCTCAGTGGCGTGTTGTTAACTAACATTACTGAGGTCTTTCTGTTCGAAAGTCGGTAGGCGAAGAAAGATGAAGAAGATTAGAAGAAGCATGTTACAAGGAATTTCAGTCTTCTTGTTTATGACTATTCTCAAAAATAAAGACAAGGCGCAactccataaaaatatttttttaataataaatcaaTCGTATTAGTtacttatatttttaaatatatgcaTTTTAAAACTTAAAATTCAATAATCCTCTGCAATATTTTCATACCTATGTATGATATATGGATGATCAACTCGTCAACTAAATTACAATCTATCGCTATCAGCCAAAAGGTTTCATTGGCTTATAATTACAAATCTAACCCCTAATTTTGAAATATTAAATACTGACTAGCTTCATTAGCCCACACCAAAGTCCAAATGTCAACTACAATTGATTCACATTGCTAAGGCCAAAGAGATTAAGCTTATAGTTTAAAATCTTAAAAGAATTTGTGTCGTCATGAATTTTGTGGGTTGaactttttttaaaaataaaataataatttctgTGTATAAatgatttaattaatataataatatgagtAATGAGTGGGGAAAAAACAAAATTGTAACAGATATCTAATATGGTCAATTCATATGGAAAAGCTTTGCACCATCAAATAGATTCTTCACCTTTTCAACGCGAGAGCACATAAAACGACACCATACACAACCAAAGTAACAAactctctctcactctagaaaaactCACCACCACCGCACTCCTCCGCCAATGGCCATTTCCACAACCCAAAACGGCGGAGACTCGACCGAAAAAATCTCTACGGCCACCACAAGGAAGACGACAAGCGACAACAGAATTAGCTACATGGTACTTTTAGTGATCAACTACTTATGTCTTTTTCTGGGTTCTGTCTCTTCAAGCTTACTCTCAAAATACTATTTCATTCACAAAGGATCGAGCCGATGGGTTTCGACTTGGGTTCAATCGGCCGGTTTCCCTCTCTTACTAATTCCCATTTACTTCCCTTACTATCTCTTAAATTCCACTCATAGAAAACCGTTTCATGGGTTCACTCCAAAAATATTAACCGTTTCGATTTTTATTGGGTTCATGTTGGGTTTGAACAATCTTTTGTTCTCGTGGGGTAATTCTTATTTGCCCGTTTCGACTTCTTCTCTTCTATTATCGTCTCAATTGGTGTTTAACCTGATTCTCTCTGTAATTATCGTTAAACAGAAGATTACTTTCCAAAATCTCAATTGTGTGGTTCTGTTGACGTTAAGTTCGGTTCTTTTAGCTTTAGGATCGAATCATGATAGACCGGTTGAACTTACTAAAGCTAACTATTTCAAAGGGTTCTTCTCTACAATCGGAGCAGGTAAATTGCAtgcaattttttttaataaaactctaTTGAAATTAATTTAAGGTGTTCGAGTCGTGGGTTGATACTAATTCAGACAAATTGCATGCACTTATAAATTGCATTTTTTAACGCTAATCATATCTCGAGCCGATTGCACTATTTCCGATAGTTTAAATTCGATTCAAATTTGATGTTATATAATATTGCACTCGATAACTATTTGACACATTATATATTAAGAAAAGATGTGAATTGAAAATTAtgcatttaattttaattttaaatattacTACAAATGATAGTATAGTCTTTTTAAAAGTGGGTTgaactttttattttctttttaaatatttataacattacagtaaatattattatatgattatcgaatgcaatttttttaaaaaaataaaagaaaacgcTTTCTTTTATCAGAATAATTGATGAACCAGGTCAAAATTGATGAATCGGCTCAAAATTTGTACAAATTATGAAACACTGTCACTTGTCGAGTCAACTTTTTAAACCGAATGATCGAGTTAATTGCATGGTTTGTTCTTTTGATCGTGCCAGGATTGTTATTCGCATTGTATCTTCCAATCATGGAGTCGGTATACAAAAAAGTCTATTGTTACGAGATGGTAATCGAAATGCAACTAGTAATGGAGATCGCCGCCACGGCGTTAGCCTCCGTCGGAATGGCGTCGGAAGGCGGGTTCTCGGAAATGCAAAGAGAGAGCCAACTTAAATTCGATAGAGGAGAGAAGCTTTATTGGATCACTGTATTTGCGAACGTGGTGACGTGGCAGCTCTGTTTCGTGGGGACAGCTGGCATGGTGTTCTTGACCTCGTCGTTGACCGGCGGGATTTGCATGACGGCGTTATTGGCGATGAACGTTCTTGGTGGAGTGGCGGTTTATGAGGATGAATTTGGTGGTGTTAAAGTTGTGTCCACCGTGTTATGTGCTTGGGGGTTTTGTTCCTATGTGTATGGTATGCATGCTAAAATGAAGATTGAAAATGAGATTTGTAAGAATGATCAGACGGTGGAAATGGCTTCTCATTCTGTACTTGCTGCATCAGATACCGTCTGATCATGATTATATAATGATGATTAATAagcttttgatcaaaattacaatccTATTGTTACTCCTACGCTAAACGCTAATGcatgtttttttaaaattttcaaatatatttaaaaaaatatatatatatattaatattgactaaatatattttattttagatgaataaagaaaaattaaaaaacatgtattagaaatgaataataattatctttagatttttttttcttaattattattagaggtattatactaatattatttatgttaaatttaaATGAAAGTAGAGATTTATTTATTTTCAATAAAAATCTAATACAAACTACCCACTTAAGTATTAGCTCTCGTGGAACATGGCCTTCACGATAGAAAGAAATGTTTAACGTTCTCAATAGTCTTGGTAAACGTTCTTTGTTGCGTATTTAATTTTACCATTGTTATAACTAGTCAGGGGGTCCGTCCGGTGGACGGGAGGGCATTTTCCTTTAGAAACTATTTAAACGGATGTTATATATAATCATCATATCATAATTTATATTTTAGAAATTCGATAATCATCAAAATATAAATACGAAAACGAATGTTTAAGTAATACTATCCAGATGAGCATTAAGATtaattagaaaaaaataaaaataaaaaattcctaACGAAATCTAGAATTGTTTGCTTGGTTCATCGATGCTAATCTTCTTTCTCAACTTTAACTTTAACCAATCTTGGTTTTTCTCCCGTATCATCCTCGTCATCAGATGAAATATACATTGCTCTTTTTCTTTTGTTGGATTTGTCAGTTGTCGGAGTCATGTCGCTATCTTCTCGATCGGTATCCTACCATACCAATTTTAAAAATTTAAGTtcattatatatgtgtatattttaggAATGAAAAAGCGCCTTATAACTAAAGATTCAATCGATAGTGTTTATACCTCCAAATCCGCATcgacatcttcttcttcttctttctcagaagtctagaaggaaaaaaaaattcaaGCTTTTATATTAAAAATACGGGTGATAAATAAGGGAGCCCCaactataatattatatatatgtgtaagGTAAATGTGAAAAAGTTTACTCAAGTGAAGTGTTTATCCTTGAACTGTTTAATGAGACCCTCGTCTGATGTCACTTGCTTAACGGTATAAGTTACATCACAATCCgagaatagatcctcctcgataatTCCAAATTTGAATAGCATCTCTTTGTCGGCAATTGCCTCAAATTCAACTAAGAGGTTTTTATTTGATTTTTCCTAATGATGATCATAAAATAGATAAGGTGGTTTACAAACACGTTTAAATAGAAACATAAACATAAGCTCAATTTATTTTCTACCTTGTTTGATGGATTTATAAGGTCAGTTGCAGATTTGTCGATCAACAATTTCACCATCCGATCAAATAGCATTAATGATGTCGTTCCAGTACGATCACGGACTCTCACTTGCatcttaaatttgaaaaaaaaaaccatGATAAATAATTGACTTGTGTTGGAATATGCATTAGCGGATCGGAATTGGCACTTTATTTAAAGCCCATGT contains:
- the LOC139881230 gene encoding uncharacterized protein; this encodes MAKSLRSKREKRLKAIRRELVVPLVNQKEAAKLAAQEAALAAPKLPVRLPSSSSSHMEIVDAINENTAVHTTTTPSAAANNMDVEMAVLDGDKTNGALKPTSGIGKKSKRKFKVGKKSKRQGKNRLRKRHV
- the LOC139881217 gene encoding probable purine permease 4 encodes the protein MVLLVINYLCLFLGSVSSSLLSKYYFIHKGSSRWVSTWVQSAGFPLLLIPIYFPYYLLNSTHRKPFHGFTPKILTVSIFIGFMLGLNNLLFSWGNSYLPVSTSSLLLSSQLVFNLILSVIIVKQKITFQNLNCVVLLTLSSVLLALGSNHDRPVELTKANYFKGFFSTIGAGLLFALYLPIMESVYKKVYCYEMVIEMQLVMEIAATALASVGMASEGGFSEMQRESQLKFDRGEKLYWITVFANVVTWQLCFVGTAGMVFLTSSLTGGICMTALLAMNVLGGVAVYEDEFGGVKVVSTVLCAWGFCSYVYGMHAKMKIENEICKNDQTVEMASHSVLAASDTV